In one Vulgatibacter incomptus genomic region, the following are encoded:
- a CDS encoding MinD/ParA family protein, with the protein MNNKRTEKTTPLRVIAVTSGKGGVGKSTVAANLAVIAARQGRRVLLLDGDLGLANAEILLGVAPRFHLGHVLDGSVSIREALTEGPHGIKILSAGTGVLQLARLGSAQKMRIIGELDTLDDDFDLVIADSAAGIGDNMTFFVGACQETILVVSPEPTSLTDAYAAVKVLSQQGMTGVFHVLVNPAASEAQAREVFGRLPRLTERFLHARLRYLGYLPRDENIHRAVMMQRPLVKCFPLSPSSRSLEQIADKLLGEPAASRLEGGLKILWQRLLRESSTPARSSLASE; encoded by the coding sequence GTGAATAACAAACGCACAGAAAAGACGACCCCCCTGCGCGTCATCGCCGTGACGTCCGGCAAGGGGGGCGTGGGCAAGAGCACCGTCGCCGCCAACCTCGCCGTGATCGCCGCCCGGCAGGGAAGGCGCGTGCTCCTCCTCGACGGAGACCTCGGCCTCGCCAACGCCGAGATCCTCCTGGGCGTCGCGCCCCGCTTCCACCTCGGGCACGTCCTCGACGGCTCCGTGTCCATCCGCGAGGCGCTCACCGAGGGCCCCCACGGGATCAAGATCCTCTCGGCGGGCACCGGTGTCCTTCAGCTCGCGCGGCTCGGATCCGCGCAGAAGATGCGGATCATCGGCGAGCTCGACACCCTCGACGACGACTTCGACCTGGTGATCGCGGACTCCGCCGCGGGCATCGGCGACAACATGACCTTCTTCGTCGGCGCCTGTCAGGAGACGATCCTCGTCGTGAGCCCGGAGCCCACCTCGCTCACCGACGCCTACGCCGCGGTGAAGGTGCTCTCGCAGCAGGGGATGACCGGCGTCTTCCACGTGTTGGTCAACCCGGCGGCGAGCGAGGCCCAGGCGCGCGAGGTCTTCGGCAGGCTGCCGCGGCTCACCGAGCGCTTCCTCCACGCCAGGCTGCGATACCTCGGCTACCTGCCCCGCGACGAGAACATCCACCGCGCGGTGATGATGCAGAGGCCGCTGGTGAAGTGCTTCCCGCTGTCGCCTTCGAGCCGGAGCCTCGAGCAGATCGCCGACAAGCTTCTGGGCGAGCCCGCCGCTTCCAGGCTCGAGGGAGGGCTCAAGATCCTCTGGCAGCGCCTCCTCCGGGAGTCCTCCACGCCGGCGCGTTCTTCGCTCGCGAGCGAATAA
- the flhF gene encoding flagellar biosynthesis protein FlhF, which translates to MRETIRSFRGADAKEAFAAVRAALGGEAVVLSAREIPGGLLRKNGVEVLAMAHAPRSPARPLAELPPAPPTGHAAYAALSAPASSNVQALRPVPSQPPEPLHQRAPERPFDEALAGEILALRRSVEETRREMRSMAQRTRTEPGTRLRPATAAVFGKLIAGGVEDALADELVRKAARKDGATESGSALFDEARRLVRERLATGQAPWHPGPKRAIALVGPTGVGKTTTIAKIAARALLDSRMRVSLITVDTYRVGASEQLARYGEIMGVPSYVARSRDELAKALARSQDAELVLIDTAGRSTHEAVAQQAELLRSVPGVQLHLVCSAATGWRELAALADRYRGLRPDGLIFSKLDEAVAPGGVLSAAVRLSSRITCIADGQKVPDDLHEATAEELTERALASCRDLPLGRGAERERVNG; encoded by the coding sequence ATGAGGGAGACCATCCGCAGCTTCCGGGGTGCCGACGCGAAGGAAGCCTTCGCGGCAGTACGCGCTGCGCTGGGTGGGGAGGCCGTGGTGCTCTCCGCCCGCGAGATCCCAGGTGGCCTGCTCCGAAAGAACGGGGTCGAGGTCCTGGCCATGGCGCATGCGCCCCGCTCGCCGGCACGACCTCTCGCGGAGCTCCCCCCTGCGCCGCCGACAGGACACGCCGCCTATGCAGCGCTCTCGGCGCCGGCGTCGTCGAACGTGCAGGCGCTCCGTCCCGTCCCTTCGCAGCCGCCCGAGCCGCTCCACCAGCGCGCCCCGGAGCGCCCCTTCGACGAGGCGCTCGCCGGCGAGATCCTGGCTCTCCGACGGAGCGTCGAGGAGACGAGGCGCGAGATGAGGTCGATGGCGCAGCGCACGCGCACCGAGCCTGGAACGCGCCTGCGCCCGGCCACCGCGGCGGTCTTCGGCAAGCTGATCGCCGGAGGCGTCGAGGACGCGCTCGCGGACGAGCTCGTCCGCAAGGCGGCCCGGAAGGACGGCGCCACGGAGTCGGGGAGCGCCCTCTTCGACGAGGCCCGCAGACTGGTGCGCGAGCGCCTCGCGACGGGACAGGCGCCCTGGCATCCCGGCCCCAAGCGAGCGATCGCGCTGGTGGGTCCCACCGGCGTCGGCAAGACCACCACGATCGCGAAGATCGCCGCCCGCGCCCTCCTCGACTCCCGCATGCGGGTCTCCCTGATCACCGTCGACACCTACCGCGTCGGCGCCAGCGAGCAGCTCGCAAGGTACGGCGAGATCATGGGCGTCCCGTCCTACGTGGCGAGGAGCCGGGACGAGCTCGCCAAGGCGTTGGCCCGGAGCCAGGACGCGGAGCTGGTGCTCATCGACACCGCCGGCCGCTCGACCCACGAGGCGGTGGCCCAGCAGGCGGAGCTCCTCCGCTCGGTTCCAGGCGTGCAGCTCCACCTGGTGTGCAGCGCCGCCACCGGCTGGCGGGAGCTCGCCGCGCTGGCCGATCGCTATCGCGGCCTGCGCCCCGATGGCCTGATCTTCTCCAAGCTCGACGAGGCGGTGGCCCCTGGCGGCGTGCTCTCCGCGGCAGTCCGCCTCTCCAGCCGGATCACCTGCATCGCGGACGGCCAGAAGGTCCCCGACGATCTCCACGAGGCGACCGCCGAGGAGCTGACCGAGCGCGCGCTGGCCTCCTGCCGGGATCTTCCTTTGGGGCGTGGGGCGGAGCGAGAGCGGGTGAACGGGTGA
- a CDS encoding sigma-70 family RNA polymerase sigma factor has product MRRVHALYATEGGDARALITRYGASIDRHARRLAARTGDATLFDDLWSAGAVGLLDAARRFDAGRDIRFESYAEHRIRGAMIDELRRHDHLPRRLRDDLDRVHAARTRLEATLGREPTLDELAAALGIEADALAEMEALTLPPLPLMEDAPLRAEEVPADERIVAAERSERLAAAIARLPERLQLVMSLLYAESLTNKEVAGILEVSEARVSQLHSDAIKRLRADLASES; this is encoded by the coding sequence GTGCGTCGCGTCCATGCACTCTACGCCACCGAGGGAGGAGACGCCCGGGCCCTGATCACGCGCTACGGCGCCTCGATCGATCGGCACGCTCGGCGGCTGGCGGCTCGCACCGGCGACGCGACACTCTTCGACGACCTCTGGTCCGCCGGCGCCGTCGGCCTCCTCGACGCAGCCCGGCGCTTCGACGCGGGGCGGGACATCCGCTTCGAGAGCTACGCGGAGCACCGCATCCGCGGGGCGATGATCGACGAGCTGCGCCGGCACGATCACCTGCCCCGCCGCCTGCGCGACGATCTCGATCGCGTCCACGCGGCGCGGACCCGGCTCGAAGCGACGCTGGGGCGGGAGCCCACGCTCGACGAGCTCGCCGCCGCGCTCGGGATCGAGGCGGATGCCCTCGCGGAGATGGAGGCGCTCACGCTCCCTCCCCTCCCGCTCATGGAGGACGCGCCGCTCCGGGCGGAGGAGGTTCCCGCGGACGAGCGCATCGTCGCAGCGGAGCGGAGCGAGCGCCTGGCTGCAGCGATCGCCCGCCTCCCCGAGAGGCTGCAGCTCGTGATGAGCCTCCTCTACGCGGAGTCGCTCACGAACAAGGAGGTCGCCGGGATCCTCGAGGTCAGCGAAGCCCGCGTAAGCCAGCTCCACTCGGACGCGATCAAGCGCCTGCGCGCGGATCTGGCCTCCGAGAGCTGA